tcagatcccggcgcacaacactgaagccgcgcccaccgctgtccgtgccctctgacccggaaggagacaagaactgaagaagaggagcgaagaggaggaaaagaagctgaaagaagaaaggaaaggtaggaaagcattaagtgagagtggattggtgtatatgtgtgtggattggtgtatatgtgtgtgtggattggtgtatatgtgtgtggattggtgtatatgtgtgtggattggtgtatatgtgtgtggattagtgtatatgtgtgtggatttgtgtatacgtgtggattggtgtatatgtgtggattggtaggtgtgttgattggtaagtgtgtgagagtgatgggtgttatgctgtaccatttccaatgtctttttcatgatctaattatgctctaaaagtacatcataactcccatcactctcaattttttcccaatataagacataccccgaaagtaagacatagtggggcttttagggataaaaagaaagtaagacactgtcttactttcggggaaacacggtaattTGAATATTGTATGCCCAGGTATTTTACATTCTACAGTAAATGATTACAATTTCTGCGTTTCTTCTTCCCTTGGAGGTCTTACCTTTGGGGGTGGTCCACACCTTGATCACACTATAGCAGAGGACTTTCCTATGCACCTTTTGTGTGTCTATACACACAGAATACCATAACAGGCATGCTTAATATTATTTGTGAAAGCACTCTGTCTATGTGTTTAAACACTACTTGGGGCATGTCACGTTATTAGATAGCTTCGCCTCCTGCACATCATGTGAATACTTTCACGCAGTGACATTTATCTGGTTCTAAATAGAATATAGGTTCAAGTCCAGTTTggatttctatttttaattttgtcttTCTATTTTTGTATAGACGGCTCACTGTAATGAAAGTTGATCTGGCTGCAGATTTATTCCAGCGAAGGGAGAGACTCAATtacttaaaacaaacaaaatacaaaagtatatcttgtcaagaaaaatattttcattaaaatacacaaatgcGTATATATCAAGCCATTCAAACCCGCTGTCCTGCTGCTTAGTTATATCTGCTCTCTTACTCTGAGGCTGTTCCCCGGATATGCATCCTTAGAGCGACACAAATATCTTCTGCACTCCTGGGATGCTGGAACACACGTAGCACCTTCgataatatacagatgacaATAGCCCTTGGCCCATAAGCATTTAAgcctttaaataaacattttcgtctgcaaatggaaacaaaaaggCCGTCGCCAAAAgctatttgttttcattacaaAGTTTTTTCTATAAATCTCACGTTTATGTAGACTTACCACTTGAGTGAAACACGCGGTTGTGTATACCTCATAGACACGATATGGACTCAAAATTGCAAACAAAATTGCAGTACATCTGCTCTTTCAATAGTCCTGAAACATCGGAAACGTTTGCATAATATGTCAGACTTAAAGGGGTGCTcctgccatcatatgcactttattgcATAGGATAGCCGGTCCCTTTAAACATATACCTGTGTGTACCCACgatacattttcaataaaaagatgTGGGGGCGGGAAACATTCCTCCTTAaggtaaataatttataaaatgattaaaatgacGTCACAAGGAATATACCTTTATTATAATAATCACAAAATCATATCTGTACAGGAATGTGTTAAGTGAACACTTAGAAATGCAaccatattttgtttcataagaTAGGTATATATCATTGGACAGAAGTCattttcaaggaaaaaaaaaataacgcaaACGTAAAACTTCCTTGCCTTTTTCTGCACttgttaaatgcaaaaaaataagacacattAGTGTTCAATTCAGCAAAATATTGCAGAACATCATGCCACAGTCCATTGCAATGCGTCAGGACATGCAGCGCTGCTATTAAAACGCAATAGTATATAAAAAGAAGCCACgtgttaataaaatatagagTGGTTTATCTTGGTGTTTTCTTTGATTTGTTTTAgacatgattttgttttggaatGAGGTGATCCATCGTTTGATGAGCCGGACATGAAATCTTCATTCTAGACAATGGCTTTGGCTTCAGGTAGAAAAGCTTCCCAGTACTTTATAAGCTATGAAGGGAAGAGAAAGCTCAGATAAGTATTATTCCAAATCAAACTAAATTATATTAACACAGCTAGCAAAGGCGAGGGGCAATGACAAAACTACGGTAATAAAATGTACCGTACAGCAAAACGTTAGTCATGAAATCACAttccccattgtacagcgctacggaatttgatggcgctatataaaaaaacaataaatgataaataataataatttcatgttTTCTACCTTATAAGAAAACTAGAAGGCAAATGAATATCCTTACCTGTTGTTGTGTTTGTACTAATGATTCTAAGTATTTGATAATAACAGTTTTGAAGTCCTTTACTCTCTCTTTCtagaaggaaaaaggaaaacaatgtaTATAACCGCTGTTCATCTTATTCAgaacatttacatttgtttccTACCAAATGTCTTCTCTTTAAAGAACAGAATGAGGGAGAAGCTCTTTTGTGACATCAATACAAATCATAAGGGAATACGGCAACCTATGAAGCTGGAAAGAGCaagaaattacaatttaaatatattggatACATGCCTCGAATCTTCCTACTTCTTTGCGAATGGTTTTGGAAATCTGCTCAAAATCCCTTTCTCCTTGTTGAACTTTTGCTTCCCactgacaaagaaaaaaaatacaattgttaCATTTAAGAGTCATTACGGAACTAATGGGATTGGGGTCCATGTTCTAAAGTACAGCTCATTTCCTTTATTAAAGATTCTCAACCGTATCAAGTACACTTGATTACTAAAATTCAATTAAACACAGGCAAATTGGTGGACTATAGGCTCTGGTCTGATGAGCAGACCCGTGGTTGACTTGTGGGTTAATAGGATACAGCCCATAAGACGTTATTTATCAAGCACACAAATAAAGGTGCCTTTCAGGGAGTAACTCATTGAGAAATGGAGCTTTACAATCAGCTGAAgaattttaaacattaaaacatctACGGTTACTATTAAGAGACCAAAATAATAATCTTGCATGACCACATCAAGTAATTAGCTTTACTGCAGgcgaaaaatatttataaaatcatCTAAAGCGATGTTTTATCTCAAAACATAGGATAGaccatgtttaaaaataaaaacaatatgaaaATGTCATCTTATGGACATTTAAGGggatttcattcatttttcgcaTCTCTCTTTATAACAGGGTTTGATTTTGAGTCTGGCACATTAATTTCCCCTTCCTTAATTAATGGTACAGTGAAACGCGTAATCTCTCACGAGTCTACGTGGTGCTGCGGACTGCCGGCTAGACAAGGGGTCTCATTACTCACGGCCTCCCATACCGTGTGAATTCTACAGAGCATCGCAATTACTAGTTTCTTTCTAAGGACAGAACTTGGTCCACTAACTTGAACAATTAAGTCAATAATATGAACATGACAAACAAGCAACAAGCGATATGTGGGATGTCTTTCTCAAATGACAATGACATACGGGTACTTGAGCCCAAGCAAGCACTTTTAATTAGAgagtataaaatgttatttgtatgtatgtgtgtgtgtaatatatatatatatatatatatatatatatatatatatatatacatatacatacatacatacatatatatacatacatacacacatatacatacatgcaaatAAGTATTGCCATATTTTGACATTTATAGAATTTTTGATAATATCCTGCCCGTTGGTTCAGTTGAAATTCGGAGGGTTTTTCCattggaaaacaaaatgtgttggcagttcccatcactctcactctctctcacaggCCAAAtgaaaaaaccaacaaaatgcaaactaaAATTCTGAGCTCTCTAAGTTTTCATTTGTTCCGTTGGAGACCCTCCTCATTCTTGAACGTTCGCAGGAATTAACGCAATCcgtaatttcattaaaattttaatttgtacaaatctgaatatatatatatagatatatatatacagtatataaatgtcTTATATAATCTACATACACAATTCAGTAAAGGTTATTTCAGTGTATGCATGCAACGTCCTACCTCTTCTATCTCCTTTAATGAAGCATTGGAAAGAAATAAGCAGGTAAAGTAATTTCCTTAAACACATTTCCTTATGTACATTTTCTTGAATGGGAATATTAAAGAATAGTTAAGTTGTGCTATTAATTTATAGACTACATACATTACACCATATATTAATTTACTGTGATAAAATTGCAATAGTGGTACAGCTGAACGACATTGCCCAATAATGTGCTTAATTTACTAATCCAATTTGTTTACTAGtttgtataaaagaaaacaaatcaaaCCCTGTTTGTAACAAAAATCCTTCATTTGTGCAGGGTGTACCTCTCGGATTTCATCCTTAGCTTGCTGAATTTTGtcgggtttgttagatatttgAAGTTTGGCCTCAGCCTCACGTTTCTTCTGCAAATTGACCTGCGCATCTTGCCATTTTTGCCAGCATTTCATCCTCTGATCGAATACGCCCTGGAAGTGCAAGACAGAAATGTGACTTTGTATCCAATAATATCTACATATCAAGCTTCATGTGGCTTACACAAACACAGCCATATATGCGTTTCCTATAACCACTtgcaatttattataaaattgtCTCATGGCTCAAAAGGCTTTCACTGATATTCCACTAAAGTCGTCGTAAAGGGGGATGTGGCGCTTACATTAATGTACATTCTAAGTTGTAATCAGACCTGGTATACTCATTAAGAGAAGACCTGCTCTGAGTGCAACATCAAGATACTATTTGTATAATAGACAAGGAACACCgtgttattttttctgttaccAGGGCCAGTATAGATGGGGCCTTTGGGGAAATTATGTGCTTACTGGAGTTCGGTACTCATGCTCCAAAAGGGGTAAATCATCCTCTTTTAAATCACTTCTTTACAAAATTTGATACGAGAACTTTTCTGTATGATCCAAATGCTCCGATCTGAAAGATTTCATGCAGCTCTCGGTAGGATGTCTGGCTTCAGCAAGCACTTACCTTTACTGCTGCAATCAGTCTAATGTAGTCACTGAGTAGTTCTGAGAACAGATAAAAGTCAGCAAATGCCTGTTCCTGGTGCAGCTGGTCAATTTTTTCCTCCACCTCTGCTAGCTGTGACAAAGCTCGTGACAAGGCAGTATGGTCCTCAGAATTGCCCAACATAGCTGCACTCTTGGCAAAGGCAGCAGTGTTAACCGACAGCTCTGcaaacaaatagaaaaatacatattgggCTGAAATCAATACTGGAgataaatctaagacaagaaacACGAGAGTAATCCTGGCATGGAATCACACAGTAGCGTAGTATTTTAGGTTGATCACGTTCAACTCAGCTGTTGATCCAGACTGCAAAAATGAGATAAACAGGCATTCATTTTACTGAAATTAAACGGGGCCAACATATGgtgtttatcttattttataaaaaatagtatAGCAAACAAAACttcctgtatacatacatgttaaGTATCCCTTATGCGAAATGCTTGGGACCAGAAGTATTTCGGATAACAGATCCGTCTTCTCACACGTGTCTACTCCGTTGTGCAGTCTTCCTCACCGTGGACCGGGAGTGTTTCCTGTCCGCTGTTCAGCCTTCCCCACTTCCACTCCGGAATGGGAGCAGAAGTGCTCTGGGGAAGTCCGAACAACAGACCGGAAACGTTCTGGGACCATGCGGAGAAGCCGAAAAGGACTACACCTCTTATCTGAATTTCCcttatatggtaaaaaaaattattggattTCGGATTATTTTGAATACAGAATACTAaacctgtatatatgtatatatgtatattatatatctatatatctatatatatatatatatatatatatctatatatatctatatctatatctatatatatctatatctatatatctttatatatctataatcaGGAAAGGACAATGTTATGTTCACCGCATGGATGATATTTTACTGCATAgggatttattaaatattaacacttttttcttaaaagtcgcacaaaatgtttcaatgtaaacattcagggggaaaaaatctgcTGCTTGGTTTTATGTGGAAATACAGAAAGTCTCAGAAAGAAAATAAGGCcttacattttagaaaatatatctaTCCATAATTTATATCAGCATATGCACACCAGTGCATTTTCCTTTGACTAATAACAGATAATCCATTCAGGAAAGTTAACAGGAATGAAACAAACTATCTCTATTTAAGAACAATTCTAAGAGTCCTAAGGAAAACGATGCCCTGAAAGAGACTAACCTTTCCGGTGACACACCAGGGCTTCCACGTTGGCATGCAGCTTCTTAAGTTGCAGGTCTAGATTCTCAAATTGCTGCTGCTTTTCTTCAAACCACTGTCCATGAATAGAAACACAGAGATCCAATTTGTCAAGGAACAAAAACTATGTTATAAGATTTCCTAGTAGTTGACAAGCTTACATAGGGCTCTGTCAGTCAGTAGACCAAAGCAAGTGGCGTCAATACGTAAATGATTGTACTTTCTGCCTGTATAACTCCAACATGCAATTGTTTAGCCTTATCCGACCATCATTAtgcaattcaaaaaaaaatcagctcttACGGCATCCGATTCATTCATCTTGATTGTCATTTTGTTGACAGCGTCCGCAGCCTTGTTCACCATCCTCAATAATCCTGCTCCGCTCAAAGCCTGGGTGCTAACTGCCCTCGGCAGCTGCAATCGAATGACAAATAAGGGCAAACAAAGCGGTTAAATGGTTGCAGTCTTAACAGGGCACCGAAGTGCAACTAGAAGGATGTTATGTTTTCTCCACTCTCCTACttttcaatttaaaacaaaCCCATTTTTTGCCGATTTACTGCCTTCGCTTTCCCAgtggaaaacataaaaaatagaatttccaTTTGCCTTTGATGGCCATCTACATTTAGATGAACAAACTTTAGATTTGtcaaaaggttaaaagaaaGAGGTCAAATTATTTAGAAATCTAAATAACGTAGACAGCAGTGccttacaaaatgtatttttcctacAAAAACCcaataagaaaaatgtagatTAAGGAGGTTTGAACAATGAACAAGATAATGTTATTTCCACAACCGCCCACCTAATACGTAGCCATACTAAATAACAAGCACTGTGCTACCCgatgaatttaaaatataagTCATTTCATAAGGATAGTTAGGACTTCTGCAAAAGCACACAGTTTAGATCTCATGATGTGACATAAAACCCATAAGCAGAGAGGTACCTCATTGCTTTCTAGGAATTGTCTCACGTCTGGATCCTGTAACAGGGTGGGATGTTTAACTGTCCGTTGAAGATacctaaaaatacacaaaaatgaggttaattaaaaacaaatactcaaattatatatactttCTGAAGACAGACAAGGAACACAGTGTAcgtttaaatgtttgtatatcACATGGATACATGGCTTAGCCAGTGTCGGAAAAGCAGTCTATGCCTTTTTACttgccttttctctctctttgttaattattttgtttacatgTCTGTATGCTACTCCCTCACACATTATCACCAACTATTAATAATGTAACTGCTTACAGTTTCCACCAATATCTAATAAGACAGGGATAGAAGGAGtaaattacctttccaacgcaGACCTCCTTTTTTCTACAAATTCATTTGATGACGAATCTTCTTTCCCCACTTTGACTTTAGTCATACCTTGGATACAGCAATCACAAAAACAggttaccatataaataaagaatccactcatatttttcacaaagttaaaacaaacatacaccATTATTTTATGTCATATCATTAAATTTACACTTGCTAtgctatatatgttttgtagcTTTGATTGTaataaagataacattaatcTCAGAGGCACAAGTATCATGTTTAAAGGGCAAGCTTGACCTTTTACTGTGAGGACACGGATAaaggtttcacaaatatataatacatgccCATCAGTCACTGTCATTTAACTGGTCTGTCAATGGTTCAAATGGCAAGCGTTCATTCATCAGCCACAAGCaaatgaaatagttttttttcactttggaTGTCCCAAACCATCTCCTGTTTCTACAGTATTTTCCACTTGAAAGACTTgagtctagggctgcaactaacgattattttaataatcgattagttggccgattattttgtcgattaatcggaaaaaaaaatacattattttaaattgaagaaaaattgcaataaaaaacgtacaatttacactttcatctctttattgcaatggcctctctctattcaccttcttattttactgacataataataaaagctacaagaacccaaacacagtgtttctcaaactaggttttaatacaaagttattaataaatattaattcatatgttaacgatttttcatatttaataaaaactgagaaaaaagccttgtttaaatttttttatttaccaaactgcccccagttatgcacatctgacccccagcttgccactctgcccccatatatgccttatacctcttatatgccagattccactgtgccccctgatatgccactgtgcccctgatatgccttatactccttatatgccagtgatatgcaactgagccccctgatataccttttacccccagatttgttttatgcccccctgatatgcctaatatcgatgtcttataccccctatatgccaccgagccccctgatataccttttacccccagatatgtttatgcccccctgatatgcctaatatccatatgccttatacccccatatgccctgaaaattcataataccccccatacaccactataactcacccatacaccactctggctcctccccctcccatacaccactctggctcctcccctcccatacaccactctggctcctccccctcccaaacaccactctggctcctgccccctctcatactccactctgtctcctcccccctcccatacaccactctgcctcctcccccgcccatacatcactttggctcctcccctcccatacatcactttgcctcctccccctcccatataccactctgcctcctcccctcccatacatcactttggctcctccccc
The DNA window shown above is from Spea bombifrons isolate aSpeBom1 chromosome 1, aSpeBom1.2.pri, whole genome shotgun sequence and carries:
- the SNX2 gene encoding sorting nexin-2; protein product: MAAEREPPPLGEGRQTDFEELEDGEDLFTSTVSTMESSPSSPEPASLPAEDISTNSNGPKPADVILSDDREDLFAEATDEVSLDSPERELILSSDPSPAITPVTPTSLITPRMEAISISAPVIYDRSRDEIEEEANGDLFDIEIGVSDPEKVGDGMNAYMAYKVTTKTSLTMFNKKEFSVKRRFSDFLGLHSKLASKYMHIGYIVPPAPEKSIVGMTKVKVGKEDSSSNEFVEKRRSALERYLQRTVKHPTLLQDPDVRQFLESNELPRAVSTQALSGAGLLRMVNKAADAVNKMTIKMNESDAWFEEKQQQFENLDLQLKKLHANVEALVCHRKELSVNTAAFAKSAAMLGNSEDHTALSRALSQLAEVEEKIDQLHQEQAFADFYLFSELLSDYIRLIAAVKGVFDQRMKCWQKWQDAQVNLQKKREAEAKLQISNKPDKIQQAKDEIREWEAKVQQGERDFEQISKTIRKEVGRFEKERVKDFKTVIIKYLESLVQTQQQLIKYWEAFLPEAKAIV